One window from the genome of Kaistella carnis encodes:
- a CDS encoding DEAD/DEAH box helicase, whose product MEKMTFADFDLPEKILDVLADSNLFEPTPIQLKTLSPILSGRDVMGIAQTGTGKTLAYLLPVLKTWKYNKSGNPTVLILVPTRELVVQVAGIVENLTKNLTARVIGIYGGKNINTQKLLFNDGCDILVGTPGRVMDLAIDNAISLKEVQKLIIDEFDEMLNLGFKAQLTHIFQMMKEKRQNILFSATMTEAVDALLYEYFSGPVEISLAKSGTPLEKIEQVGYKVENFNTKINLLQHLLETDADFSKVLIFCNNKKHADLLYTKIEELFPDQFDVIHSNKSQNYRLNAMRNFENQKVRGLITTDIMARGLDISDITHVINFEIPEVPEQYIHRIGRTGRADKNGVAVSFVSKKEEEQLLDIELLMDKSVTMLEFPTGVKINPVKIASEKDEIVMKNAHTVKLEEGGGAFHEKKDKNKKENWGGPHARKIPKKVGANRAHEKAKSKAKRKK is encoded by the coding sequence ATGGAAAAAATGACCTTTGCCGATTTCGATCTTCCGGAAAAAATTCTTGATGTTTTAGCGGATTCTAATTTATTTGAACCGACACCGATTCAACTTAAAACTTTGAGCCCGATTCTGTCCGGACGTGATGTGATGGGAATTGCTCAAACAGGTACCGGAAAAACTTTGGCGTATCTCCTTCCTGTTCTTAAAACCTGGAAGTATAACAAAAGCGGAAATCCTACCGTTCTTATTCTTGTACCAACCCGTGAATTGGTGGTGCAGGTGGCAGGTATTGTTGAGAATCTCACCAAGAATTTAACCGCGAGAGTCATTGGTATTTATGGCGGTAAAAATATTAACACGCAGAAATTACTTTTTAACGACGGTTGCGATATCCTTGTTGGAACTCCTGGTCGGGTAATGGATCTGGCGATTGACAATGCAATTTCATTAAAAGAAGTTCAGAAACTTATCATCGATGAGTTTGATGAAATGTTGAATTTGGGTTTTAAAGCCCAGCTGACACATATTTTTCAAATGATGAAAGAGAAAAGGCAAAATATCCTTTTTTCTGCAACCATGACAGAAGCGGTTGATGCTTTGCTTTATGAATATTTTTCAGGTCCTGTAGAAATTTCATTGGCAAAATCAGGAACACCACTTGAGAAAATAGAACAAGTCGGATATAAAGTGGAGAACTTTAATACCAAAATTAATTTACTTCAGCATCTTTTAGAAACCGATGCAGACTTTTCAAAAGTACTGATCTTCTGTAATAATAAAAAACACGCCGATTTACTTTATACAAAAATTGAGGAGCTTTTCCCCGATCAATTTGACGTTATTCACTCCAATAAATCTCAGAATTACCGTCTGAACGCCATGCGAAATTTTGAAAATCAAAAAGTTCGCGGTTTGATTACGACCGATATTATGGCGAGAGGTCTGGATATTTCAGATATTACCCATGTTATTAATTTTGAAATTCCTGAAGTTCCGGAACAATACATTCACCGGATTGGTAGAACGGGTAGAGCAGATAAAAATGGTGTTGCGGTTTCTTTTGTCAGCAAAAAAGAAGAAGAGCAGTTATTGGATATTGAGTTGTTGATGGACAAGTCTGTAACAATGTTAGAGTTCCCGACAGGAGTGAAGATCAATCCTGTCAAAATTGCTTCTGAGAAAGATGAGATTGTGATGAAAAATGCACATACCGTAAAACTTGAAGAAGGTGGCGGTGCATTTCATGAGAAAAAAGACAAAAACAAAAAAGAAAATTGGGGTGGTCCACACGCCAGAAAAATTCCGAAGAAAGTCGGCGCAAATCGGGCCCACGAAAAAGCCAAATCAAAAGCCAAGAGAAAAAAATAA
- the guaA gene encoding glutamine-hydrolyzing GMP synthase — protein sequence MQNGIIILDFGSQYNQLIGRRIREMGVYSEVLPFNTTLQEILDREPSGIILSGGPSSVNAENAHLVDKALFDQNIPVLGICYGMQLTTHLLGGEVKKGDKGEYGKAKLQIQKSNTLLSGVSRFSTVWMSHFDEVETVPEGFAINGMTDVISAISDESKKIYCVQFHPEVSHTEEGTRMMENFVFNVCKAPKNWKLTNYIDETIADIKQRVGDQKVILGLSGGVDSSVAAVLIHRAIGDQLQCIFVDTGLLRKDEGKKVMENYGEHFNLKIDMVDASERFLSKLAGVSDPEEKRKIIGNEFVAVFDEESHKFTDVKFLAQGTIYPDVIESQSVKGPSSVIKSHHNVGGLPEEMNLELLEPLRELFKDEVRKVGEELGIPHHLVHRHPFPGPGLGIRILGAVDEEKVRILQEADDIFIEELYKNKLYDTVSQAFVVLLPVKSVGVMGDERTYEYTAVVRSANTTDFMTATWSRLPYEFLDTISNRIINEVRGINRVAYDISSKPPATIEWE from the coding sequence ATGCAAAACGGGATTATCATACTCGACTTCGGATCACAATACAACCAACTTATCGGACGCAGAATCCGGGAAATGGGGGTTTATTCAGAAGTCCTTCCTTTCAATACAACTTTGCAGGAAATATTGGACCGTGAACCTTCAGGAATCATCTTGTCGGGCGGACCAAGTTCTGTGAATGCCGAAAATGCACACTTGGTAGATAAAGCACTTTTTGACCAAAATATTCCGGTACTTGGAATTTGCTATGGAATGCAGTTAACCACGCATTTATTAGGAGGAGAAGTAAAGAAAGGAGACAAAGGAGAATATGGAAAAGCCAAACTTCAAATACAAAAATCAAATACGTTACTCTCCGGCGTCAGTCGCTTTTCCACGGTTTGGATGAGCCATTTTGATGAGGTAGAAACCGTACCGGAAGGTTTTGCCATCAATGGAATGACCGATGTTATTTCTGCGATTTCTGATGAATCGAAAAAGATTTATTGCGTACAGTTTCACCCGGAAGTTTCGCATACTGAAGAAGGCACCAGAATGATGGAGAACTTTGTCTTCAATGTTTGCAAAGCCCCCAAAAACTGGAAACTTACCAATTATATTGATGAAACAATTGCAGACATTAAACAAAGAGTAGGGGATCAGAAAGTAATTTTGGGACTTTCTGGTGGCGTAGATTCTTCTGTAGCTGCGGTGTTAATTCACCGCGCCATTGGCGATCAACTGCAGTGTATCTTTGTAGATACGGGACTTTTGAGAAAAGACGAAGGCAAAAAAGTGATGGAAAATTATGGCGAACATTTCAATCTGAAAATTGATATGGTCGATGCTTCGGAACGATTTTTATCCAAATTGGCCGGAGTCTCTGATCCTGAAGAAAAAAGAAAAATCATCGGTAACGAATTCGTCGCCGTATTTGACGAAGAATCTCATAAATTCACAGACGTTAAATTTTTAGCTCAGGGAACAATTTATCCGGATGTTATTGAAAGTCAATCTGTAAAAGGACCTTCATCCGTCATTAAATCGCATCATAATGTGGGCGGACTTCCCGAAGAAATGAATTTAGAATTGCTTGAACCTTTGCGTGAACTCTTTAAAGATGAAGTTCGTAAAGTAGGCGAGGAATTAGGGATTCCGCATCATTTGGTACACCGTCATCCTTTCCCGGGACCTGGATTAGGAATAAGAATCCTTGGCGCAGTTGATGAAGAAAAAGTAAGGATTTTACAGGAAGCCGACGATATTTTTATTGAAGAACTGTATAAAAATAAATTGTACGATACCGTTTCTCAAGCCTTCGTGGTTTTACTGCCAGTGAAATCGGTGGGAGTTATGGGAGACGAACGAACGTATGAATATACCGCTGTAGTTCGTTCCGCTAATACTACTGATTTTATGACTGCTACTTGGAGCAGACTTCCGTACGAATTTTTGGACACCATTTCCAACAGAATTATTAACGAAGTTCGTGGCATTAACCGTGTTGCTTATGATATCTCGAGCAAACCGCCTGCTACGATAGAGTGGGAATAA
- a CDS encoding outer membrane beta-barrel family protein, with product MKFTLITVGLLSSLFFTAQSKQDSTQLKDIEEVQLIGRKPTVESKVDRTVFNVANSSILSGNSTWDVLRMTPLVSIDSDDVVKSEGQSVTVYINDRKSIFTGKDLKEYLNTIPADNLMKIEVITSPSSKYETTGQVINIVLKKLENEGIKGSASFTNDQATKNSQRSNLNINYHKKNFTQNLTAGYSDNTNFYKTDAEYLFYDSNKVELSNSETVSLSRSPSVSSTSEIEINEKNNVGLIFDYRTSKRFTDSNSYGSSSLNGQLQNSFTKTQHSVGDYENLGANLFYKFYDKVKNKILDVNVGINYSGADDYSEQLSNRYEINAAEGNRILSDKKNRDYYFKVDYSQPVGEKSQLEFGGKTNFKNNVIPYEYFNLVDDQWTYDQSRNNDFQYTDNLNSLYINFSSTYFKKLETRIGLRFEHISYKIRQDVGNVERTRSASTFLPDLLLKYAISDNYSLSATYNHSIWRPYFSEFNPFLLPGDDGVFYRGNLDLQANPSDRFGLKLGIKKKYFLSANYFVSNHDYWTSYVVEGDKTIRMPTNFDGRIERISGNFSTNQSFLNNKLSVNLNVGVEYSDSSDFNAKNGLKNDSYITNISGSTNLSYTNLFGKNINLNAWVGVYSQNNGNFVSNGQNVFHNLSATKIFPALKMEATVRLNNFIVKPNFDNTTYTPIGQFRNNFASDWYGVSFSLVKRFGNQKVKENTKTNVEKDSGGAK from the coding sequence ATGAAATTTACTCTTATCACCGTGGGGCTTCTCAGCTCTCTATTTTTTACCGCACAATCCAAGCAGGACAGCACCCAACTGAAAGACATCGAAGAAGTTCAACTCATAGGTCGAAAACCAACCGTAGAAAGCAAAGTAGACCGAACCGTTTTCAATGTTGCGAACAGCTCCATCCTCTCCGGGAATTCCACTTGGGATGTTCTTCGAATGACGCCTTTGGTAAGTATTGACAGTGACGATGTCGTAAAATCTGAAGGCCAAAGTGTTACCGTTTACATCAACGACCGTAAATCGATATTTACAGGAAAAGACCTCAAAGAATATCTAAACACCATACCGGCAGACAACCTCATGAAGATCGAGGTGATCACAAGTCCATCTTCCAAATATGAAACAACAGGACAGGTAATCAATATTGTATTGAAAAAACTGGAAAATGAAGGCATTAAAGGAAGCGCAAGTTTTACTAATGATCAAGCTACAAAAAACTCTCAACGTTCCAATTTAAATATCAATTATCATAAAAAGAATTTTACACAAAATTTAACGGCAGGTTATAGTGATAACACAAACTTTTACAAAACTGACGCAGAATACCTCTTTTACGATAGCAATAAAGTTGAACTTTCAAATTCTGAAACAGTTTCCCTAAGCAGAAGTCCATCGGTATCAAGTACTTCAGAAATTGAAATCAACGAGAAAAATAACGTGGGTTTAATTTTCGATTATAGAACATCGAAGCGTTTTACAGACAGTAATTCCTATGGCAGCTCTTCTCTTAACGGGCAGCTTCAAAATTCTTTCACAAAAACCCAACATTCAGTCGGTGATTACGAAAACTTAGGAGCCAATTTATTCTATAAATTCTATGACAAGGTAAAAAATAAAATTTTAGATGTTAACGTGGGAATCAATTACTCCGGCGCGGATGATTACAGCGAACAATTATCTAACAGATATGAGATAAATGCTGCGGAGGGCAATAGAATCCTGTCTGATAAGAAGAATCGGGACTACTATTTTAAAGTGGATTATTCGCAACCTGTCGGAGAAAAATCGCAGCTTGAATTCGGAGGAAAAACAAATTTTAAAAATAATGTGATTCCATACGAGTATTTTAATCTTGTCGATGATCAATGGACGTATGACCAGTCCAGAAACAATGATTTTCAATATACCGATAATTTAAATTCACTATATATTAATTTCAGTAGTACTTATTTTAAAAAACTGGAAACCAGAATCGGACTTCGATTTGAACACATCTCCTATAAAATCAGACAGGATGTTGGGAATGTAGAAAGGACGAGGTCAGCCAGTACATTTCTTCCCGATCTCCTTTTGAAATATGCGATTTCTGATAATTACAGTTTGAGTGCTACCTACAATCATTCTATCTGGAGACCCTATTTTTCTGAATTTAATCCCTTTCTTTTGCCCGGCGACGACGGCGTTTTCTACCGCGGTAATCTTGATTTACAAGCCAACCCGAGTGACCGGTTCGGCCTGAAACTCGGAATTAAAAAGAAATACTTTCTTTCTGCTAACTATTTTGTCAGCAATCATGATTATTGGACTTCTTATGTTGTGGAAGGTGATAAAACGATCAGAATGCCTACGAATTTTGATGGGCGTATTGAACGAATTTCCGGAAACTTCAGTACAAATCAGAGTTTTTTGAATAATAAATTGAGTGTCAACCTTAATGTTGGAGTCGAATATTCGGACAGTAGCGATTTCAATGCAAAGAATGGATTGAAAAATGACAGCTATATCACCAATATCAGTGGATCAACGAACCTGTCCTATACAAATCTGTTCGGGAAAAATATTAATTTAAATGCTTGGGTTGGCGTTTACAGTCAGAACAATGGAAATTTTGTTTCCAATGGCCAGAATGTTTTTCATAATTTATCAGCGACTAAAATATTTCCTGCCCTGAAAATGGAGGCGACAGTACGACTGAATAACTTCATCGTAAAACCAAATTTTGACAACACGACCTACACGCCAATTGGTCAGTTTCGAAACAATTTTGCATCTGACTGGTATGGTGTTTCTTTCTCCCTTGTTAAAAGATTTGGAAACCAAAAAGTGAAAGAAAATACGAAAACAAATGTGGAGAAAGATAGTGGCGGCGCTAAATAA
- a CDS encoding hemerythrin domain-containing protein yields the protein MKRHEALVQLSRDHHFGLLLCWKLKEGLKKEISVERMAKYIGVFYNHNLKPHFEEEEETIFKVLGEEHPLIEEAISQHRTFEKMIKQGFKTCDEIENFRALLELHIRTEERQIFPEIEKQATSEQLEHLLSLNHPELKEPDYEDVFWK from the coding sequence ATGAAAAGACATGAAGCATTAGTACAATTAAGCCGCGATCACCATTTTGGATTATTGCTCTGCTGGAAATTAAAAGAAGGTTTAAAAAAAGAAATCTCTGTGGAAAGAATGGCGAAATATATCGGTGTTTTTTATAATCACAATCTTAAACCACACTTTGAGGAAGAGGAAGAAACCATATTTAAAGTTTTGGGCGAGGAACATCCTTTAATTGAAGAAGCCATTTCACAACACCGTACATTTGAAAAAATGATCAAGCAGGGTTTTAAAACCTGCGACGAAATAGAAAATTTCCGCGCGCTCTTGGAACTTCATATCCGAACAGAAGAACGACAAATCTTTCCGGAAATTGAAAAACAGGCGACTTCCGAACAGTTAGAACACTTGTTGAGTCTAAATCATCCGGAGTTAAAAGAACCCGATTATGAGGACGTATTCTGGAAGTAA
- a CDS encoding ABC1 kinase family protein, producing MFDKQHRKLKRSAKLMTVFSKYGFKDVLARMNLAKNNEPSIDENDIALTNSVYERIRMALEELGPTFVKLGQTFSSREDLLPPELILELQKLQDKVEVVDLDLEEILEHEFNIIPSEHFLEIQKKPLATASIAQVYKAVLNDGTAVILKVKKPNVQENIQDDLLLIHDLVKVITTYSDLGSRLNLKSAISTFEKSLLEEISLINEKNNIQQFALNFKNNKETYVPKIYEEFCSNNILCMEYVEGIKITNKESLLENGIDPVKISEVGLRLFVSQILDYGFFHADPHAGNILIKKDGKVVFIDFGAVGTIQPNDKEILEQLIVAFVSRNAQKIVKNLKKMAVSYEIPDDRAFQNDVEDVLNFVHSSSLQNIDVPKLVRKMTDTLKNNRINMPDYLYLLLKGISLIEGVGRTINPDLDIVKSLQPFTKRIIFKSVSPKKILKSGSQKLMSLTENMEEIPQELRSLLQKLDDNKFTVTSEIKNIEKTNQLIKTSIVNLILGMVLCANIISTAILWNSETAYTIGGIPLIIVFSITLSAFLVIVFFLRLLKR from the coding sequence ATGTTCGATAAACAGCACCGCAAACTGAAACGTTCTGCCAAATTGATGACCGTATTTAGCAAATATGGTTTCAAAGACGTGTTGGCGCGAATGAATCTTGCTAAAAATAATGAACCTTCTATTGACGAAAATGATATTGCTTTAACCAATTCAGTTTATGAAAGGATCAGAATGGCTTTGGAAGAACTTGGACCTACTTTCGTGAAATTAGGACAAACATTTTCCAGTCGTGAAGACCTGTTACCTCCTGAATTAATTTTAGAATTACAGAAGCTTCAGGATAAAGTTGAAGTCGTCGATTTGGATCTGGAAGAAATTCTGGAACACGAATTCAATATCATTCCGTCTGAACATTTCCTGGAGATTCAGAAAAAACCTTTGGCAACTGCCTCGATCGCGCAGGTATATAAAGCTGTTTTAAATGATGGCACCGCGGTAATTCTTAAAGTGAAGAAGCCGAATGTTCAGGAAAACATTCAGGATGATCTCCTTTTAATTCACGACTTGGTAAAGGTCATCACTACTTATTCCGACCTTGGTTCCAGACTCAATTTAAAGAGTGCAATTTCTACGTTTGAGAAATCTTTGCTGGAAGAAATCTCCTTAATTAACGAAAAAAATAATATCCAACAGTTCGCACTCAACTTTAAAAATAATAAAGAAACTTATGTTCCCAAGATTTACGAGGAGTTTTGCAGTAACAATATTCTTTGTATGGAATATGTTGAAGGTATTAAAATCACCAACAAAGAATCGCTTTTGGAGAACGGAATAGATCCGGTAAAAATTTCTGAGGTAGGCTTGCGACTTTTCGTTTCTCAGATCTTGGATTATGGTTTTTTCCATGCTGATCCGCACGCCGGAAATATTTTAATTAAGAAAGATGGTAAAGTAGTCTTCATCGATTTTGGTGCGGTAGGAACAATTCAGCCGAATGATAAGGAAATTCTGGAGCAGTTAATTGTAGCGTTCGTGTCAAGAAATGCGCAGAAAATTGTAAAGAATCTAAAGAAAATGGCCGTGAGTTATGAGATTCCCGACGACCGCGCCTTCCAGAATGATGTTGAAGATGTTCTGAATTTCGTGCACAGTTCCTCTCTTCAAAATATTGATGTTCCCAAACTTGTTCGTAAAATGACGGATACTTTAAAGAATAACCGTATTAATATGCCGGATTATTTATATCTCTTATTGAAAGGCATTAGTTTAATCGAAGGCGTTGGAAGAACCATCAATCCTGATCTTGATATTGTAAAAAGTTTGCAGCCGTTTACAAAAAGAATCATTTTTAAGAGCGTGTCTCCAAAAAAAATATTGAAATCCGGCTCTCAAAAATTGATGAGCCTGACTGAAAATATGGAGGAAATTCCACAAGAACTACGATCGCTCCTGCAAAAACTTGATGACAATAAATTTACGGTGACGAGTGAAATCAAAAATATTGAAAAGACAAATCAACTCATAAAAACGAGCATCGTCAATCTTATTTTAGGGATGGTTTTATGTGCCAATATTATTTCAACAGCAATACTATGGAATTCCGAAACAGCCTACACGATTGGCGGAATCCCACTTATAATTGTTTTTAGTATTACACTTTCCGCCTTCCTAGTGATTGTATTTTTCTTAAGATTACTTAAAAGGTAA